A genomic region of Bradyrhizobium sp. ORS 278 contains the following coding sequences:
- a CDS encoding TMEM175 family protein: MFSKARLDTLSDSIFGVAMTLLALDVRLPDDFHPRDGQELIDGIVNLWPKFFPYVLSFAVLGLRWLANVRVRSRADEVPRAYVRWWLLYLMLITCIPFTTTVVGRFAHFAPAIWLYAGHTLLIALISWRMVAMTPHLEPGDHLRDRQVSTMMLIVASALAILVSFVNPTRSLWAFALTLLAPFIRSWEKQRMSPD; the protein is encoded by the coding sequence ATGTTTTCCAAGGCGCGGCTCGACACCCTGAGCGACAGCATCTTCGGGGTCGCCATGACGCTGCTTGCGCTCGACGTCCGACTTCCCGACGATTTTCATCCCCGCGACGGCCAGGAGCTGATCGACGGCATCGTCAATCTCTGGCCGAAATTCTTTCCCTACGTGCTCAGCTTCGCCGTGCTGGGGTTGCGCTGGCTGGCGAATGTCCGGGTGCGGAGCCGCGCCGACGAGGTGCCGCGGGCGTATGTGCGATGGTGGCTGCTGTATCTGATGTTGATCACCTGCATTCCGTTCACCACCACCGTCGTCGGCCGCTTCGCGCATTTTGCGCCGGCCATCTGGCTGTATGCGGGGCACACGCTGCTCATCGCGCTGATCAGCTGGCGGATGGTCGCAATGACCCCTCATCTCGAGCCCGGCGACCATCTCCGCGACCGCCAGGTGTCGACGATGATGCTGATTGTGGCGTCGGCGTTGGCGATCCTGGTGAGCTTCGTCAATCCGACGCGGTCGCTATGGGCCTTCGCGCTGACGCTGCTCGCGCCCTTCATCCGGAGCTGGGAGAAGCAGCGGATGTCACCCGATTGA
- a CDS encoding caspase family protein — MRRPIFKLMLAGLAIAAAALTPAYAEKRVALVVGNNDYRYVPKLQKAVNDARTMGDTLKQLGFSVMVAENLNRQQFSQALLAFDNAVEPGDTAFFFYAGHGFEIAGQNFLLPTDVPAATEGQEELVRDASVLADRIIERLQNKKARTSILVFDACRNNPFERAGTRAVAGGGGLAPMTQLPEGVFSVFSAGPRQTALDRLSNDDANPNSVFTRTFAKELTQPGVNLVQVAQRTRRVVSELAETVRHKQIPVYFDQMVDDVFLNGMAKGPAAADKPAETQQKLAALPPVSAPPRIPPANESLNAPIAMFSRHNGGWTITFSIADPTLGISWRMGDAGEFRETGFMDVLDPRTRKRMPNPSIQLPADAPAGTIQVRYVDASGEMQGPFPIRFEPEAALVRDQRKILDMTSTSWLSFREFNGLLVYYTHLMSYRCAIREVRIGIDTAVPDKVLNMPGCDMKDPIAIPSNATPYLKLPPSTQFVSVELTYRDGSVSEIKSFRR, encoded by the coding sequence ATGCGCAGACCGATATTCAAGCTGATGCTGGCAGGGCTCGCGATCGCGGCGGCCGCGTTGACGCCGGCCTACGCGGAGAAGCGCGTCGCCCTCGTGGTCGGCAACAACGATTATCGCTACGTGCCGAAGCTGCAGAAGGCGGTCAACGACGCGCGCACGATGGGTGATACGCTGAAGCAGCTCGGCTTCAGCGTCATGGTCGCCGAGAACCTCAATCGCCAGCAATTCAGCCAGGCGCTGCTGGCGTTCGATAACGCCGTCGAGCCGGGCGACACCGCGTTCTTTTTCTACGCCGGCCACGGCTTCGAGATCGCCGGCCAGAACTTCCTGCTGCCGACCGACGTGCCGGCCGCGACCGAAGGGCAGGAGGAGCTGGTGCGCGACGCCTCGGTCCTGGCCGACCGCATCATCGAGCGGCTGCAGAACAAGAAGGCGCGCACGTCGATTCTCGTGTTCGACGCCTGCCGCAACAATCCGTTCGAGCGCGCGGGCACGCGTGCGGTGGCCGGAGGCGGTGGGCTGGCGCCGATGACGCAGCTGCCGGAAGGCGTGTTCTCGGTGTTCTCCGCCGGCCCGCGGCAGACCGCGCTCGACCGGCTCTCGAACGACGACGCCAATCCGAATTCGGTCTTCACCCGCACCTTCGCCAAGGAGCTGACGCAGCCCGGCGTCAATCTGGTGCAGGTCGCGCAACGCACGCGCCGCGTCGTCAGCGAGCTCGCCGAGACCGTGCGCCACAAGCAGATCCCGGTCTATTTCGACCAGATGGTGGACGATGTCTTCCTGAACGGCATGGCCAAGGGGCCGGCCGCGGCCGACAAGCCGGCCGAGACGCAGCAGAAGCTCGCAGCGCTGCCGCCCGTGTCCGCGCCGCCGCGGATTCCTCCGGCCAATGAGTCGTTGAACGCGCCGATCGCGATGTTCTCGCGCCATAATGGCGGCTGGACTATCACGTTCTCGATCGCCGATCCGACGCTGGGCATTTCCTGGCGGATGGGCGACGCAGGCGAGTTCCGCGAGACCGGCTTCATGGATGTGCTGGATCCGCGCACGCGCAAGCGCATGCCCAATCCGTCGATCCAGCTGCCGGCCGACGCGCCCGCCGGCACCATCCAGGTGCGTTACGTCGACGCGTCGGGCGAGATGCAGGGACCGTTTCCGATCCGCTTCGAGCCGGAGGCGGCGCTGGTCCGTGACCAGCGCAAGATTCTCGACATGACCTCGACCAGCTGGCTGTCGTTCCGCGAGTTCAACGGGCTGCTGGTCTACTACACGCATCTGATGTCGTATCGCTGCGCGATCCGCGAGGTGCGGATCGGCATCGATACGGCGGTGCCCGACAAGGTGCTGAACATGCCAGGCTGCGACATGAAGGATCCGATCGCGATCCCGTCGAATGCGACGCCTTACCTCAAGCTGCCGCCGTCGACGCAGTTCGTCTCGGTCGAGCTGACCTATCGCGACGGCAGCGTCTCGGAGATCAAGAGCTTTCGGCGCTGA